Proteins from a single region of Oryza brachyantha chromosome 6, ObraRS2, whole genome shotgun sequence:
- the LOC102713828 gene encoding 3-ketoacyl-CoA synthase 6-like, with translation MDKATSYHHRRAVGNVVSAAAVAAAVPAAAAALVAAAALLAPEETVMIGRVRELRPVHLFLAVFLPAAAATVYLMMRPRAVYLVDYACFRTAPNCRVPFATFLEHAKQVPVLTERSVRFMTRLLERSGLGEETCLPPAHHYIPTYKYCTLDAARAEVELVVFSAVDEVFAKTGISPDDVDILVVNCSLFCPTPSFVDMIVHKYKLRGDIRSMHLSGMGCSASLVSVGLARNLLQVAPHGAVALVVSTETITPNYYVGNERAMLLPNCLFRIGGAAALLSTSPAKARFRLKHVVRTLTGGQDSAYRCVFQEEDEHGNIGINLSKDLMTIAGNALKSNITAIAPLVLPASEQLKFALSFIARKALSGRVKPYIPDFCAAFEHFCIHAGGRAVIDELQRSLGLSDEQVEASRMALHRFGNTSSSSLWYELAYIEAKGRMRAGDRVWMIGFGSGFKCNSAAWECISPARDADGPWVTSIHRYPVDIPDVLKH, from the coding sequence ATGGACAAGGCTACGTCgtaccaccaccgccgcgccgtggGCAATGtcgtctccgccgctgccgtcgccgccgccgtgccggctgcggctgctgcgcTCGTCGCGGCAGCGGCTCTCCTTGCGCCGGAGGAGACGGTGATGATCGGGCGTGTGCGGGAGCTGAGGCCGGTGCACCTCTTCCTGGCCGTCTtcctcccggccgccgcggccaccgtCTACCTCATGATGCGCCCGCGGGCGGTGTACCTCGTCGACTACGCCTGCTTCCGCACGGCGCCCAACTGCCGCGTCCCCTTCGCCACCTTCCTCGAGCACGCCAAGCAGGTTCCCGTGCTCACCGAGCGCAGCGTGCGGTTCATGACGCGGCTGCTCGAGCGGTCGGGGCTCGGGGAGGAGACGTGCCTGCCGCCGGCGCACCACTACATCCCGACGTACAAGTACTGCACCCTCGACGCCGCAAGAGCGGAGGTCGAGCTCGTGGTGTTCTCCGCCGTCGACGAAGTCTTCGCCAAGACCGGCATCAGCCCCGACGACGTCGACATACTCGTCGTCAACTGCAGCCTGTTCTGCCCCACGCCGTCCTTCGTCGACATGATCGTGCACAAGTACAAGCTGCGCGGCGACATCCGCAGCATGCACCTCTCCGGCATGGGTTGCAGCGCGAGTCTCGTCTCCGTCGGCCTCGCCAGGAACCTCCTGCAGGTGGCACCCCACGGCGCGGTGGCCCTCGTTGTCTCCACGGAGACCATAACGCCCAACTACTACGTCGGCAACGAGCGCGCGATGCTCCTGCCCAACTGCCTCTTCCGCATAGGCGGCGcggccgctctgctgtcgacgtcgccggcgaaggCTCGGTTCCGGCTTAAGCACGTCGTGCGCACGCTAACAGGCGGGCAGGACAGCGCGTACCGCTGCGTGTtccaggaggaggacgagcacGGGAACATCGGGATCAATCTGAGCAAGGATCTGATGACAATCGCCGGCAACGCTCTCAAGTCAAACATCACCGCCATCGCTCCGCTCGTCCTGCCGGCGTCGGAGCAGCTCAAGTTCGCGCTGTCGTTCATCGCGCGGAAGGCGCTGAGCGGCAGGGTGAAGCCGTACATCCCGGACTTCTGCGCGGCGTTCGAGCACTTCTGCATCCacgccggcgggcgggcggtgATCGACGAGCTGCAGCGCAGCCTCGGCCTCTCCGACGAGCAGGTGGAGGCGTCGCGGATGGCGCTGCACCGGTTCGGCAACACGTCGAGCAGCTCGCTGTGGTACGAGCTGGCCTACATCGAGGCCAAGGGCCGCATGCGCGCCGGCGACCGCGTGTGGATGATCGGCTTCGGCTCCGGCTTCAAGTGCAACAGCGCGGCGTGGGAGTGCATCTCGCCGGCGCGCGATGCCGACGGGCCGTGGGTAACGTCGATCCACAGGTACCCGGTGGACATTCCCGACGTGCTCAAGCATTAA
- the LOC102700810 gene encoding 3-ketoacyl-CoA synthase 5-like, giving the protein MTMSSPPPGRVKHLKTAVYRLVVDNLLAVAAVPVLVVAATVVLLRDELLPRLGAVRHVHLFLAAFVPFAVATLRLLRRPRGVYLVDYACFRPPPTCRVPFATYAEHCRLTPNIDDGNFRFMTRMLERSGLGDRTYVPHSKLYLPPRSGLEEAREEAEQVVFAAVGDLLARTRIRPDAIDIVVTNCSGFCPTPSFADMVVNRFKLRGDVRAVHVSGMGCSAGLIAVEVARNLLQAAPRGAHALVVSTETTSFFHYNGTSRSMLLPTALFRMGGAAALLTTSSTRSTPSRSRYRLSHVVRTLTAADDRAYRCAAQEEDGEGNLGVNLSADLVAVAGQTLKANIATTGSRVLPTSEKIRFALSLAARRLLPGTGSRLYVPDFRTAFEHFCIHAGGRAVIDAVQTSLGLRDEDVEPSRMTLHRFGNTSSSSVWYELAYIEAKGRAREGDRVWMVGFGSGFKCNSVVWECVGPPPRGDAASGPWADSIHEYPVAISNGKNMA; this is encoded by the coding sequence ATGACCATGAGCTCGCCGCCACCCGGCCGTGTCAAGCACCTCAAGACGGCGGTGTACCGCCTCGTCGTGGAcaacctcctcgccgtcgccgccgtgccagtACTTGTAGTGGCGGCGACCGTCGTTCTCCTCAGAGACGAGCTCCTCCCCCGGCTTGGCGCCGTGCGGCACGTCCACCTCTTCCTCGCGGCGTTCGTCCCGTTCGCCGTGGCCACCCTCcgcctccttcgccgcccaCGCGGCGTCTACCTCGTCGACTATGCTTGCttccggccaccgccgacgTGCCGCGTCCCCTTCGCCACCTACGCCGAGCACTGCCGCCTCACCCCGAACATCGACGACGGCAACTTCCGGTTCATGACGCGCATGCTGGAGCGCTCGGGCCTCGGCGACCGGACCTACGTGCCCCACAGCAAACTGTACCTTCCGCCGCGCTCCGGGTTGGAAGAAGCCCgcgaggaggcggagcaggTGGTGTTCGCGGCGGTCGGCGACCTCCTCGCCAGGACGCGCATCCGCCCCGACGCGATCGACATCGTCGTCACCAACTGCAGCGGCTTCTgcccgacgccgtcgttcgccgaCATGGTCGTGAACAGGTTCAAGCTCCGCGGGGACGTCCGCGCCGTGCACGTCTCCGGGATGGGGTGCAGCGCGGGGCTGATCGCCGTGGAGGTCGCGCGCAACCTCCTGCAGGCGGCGCCCCGGGGCGCGCACGCGCTGGTGGTGTCGACGGAGACCACCTCGTTCTTCCACTACAACGGGACGAGCCGCTCGATGCTCCTGCCTACCGCGCTGTTCCGCatgggcggcgccgcggcgctgcTCACCACGTCGTCGACGAGGTCCACCCCCTCCCGCTCCCGGTACCGGCTGTCGCACGTCGTGCGGACGCTCACCGCCGCGGATGACAGGGCGTACCGGTGCGCGGCCCaagaggaggacggcgagggcaACCTCGGGGTGAATCTGTCCGCggacctcgtcgccgtcgccggccagaCGCTCAAGGCCAACATCGCCACGACAGGCTCCCGCGTGCTCCCGACGTCGGAGAAGATCCGCTTCGCGCTATCGCTCGCCGCGCGGAGGTTGCTCCCCGGCACCGGCAGCCGCCTCTACGTGCCGGACTTCCGCACGGCGTTCGAGCACTTCTGCATCCacgccggcgggcgggcggtgATCGACGCCGTGCAGACCAGCCTGGGCCTCCGCGACGAGGACGTGGAGCCGTCGCGGATGACGCTGCACCGGTTCGGGAACACGTCGAGCAGCTCGGTGTGGTACGAGCTGGCGTACATCGAGGCGAaggggcgggcgcgggagggCGACCGCGTGTGGATGGTCGGGTTCGGGTCCGGGTTCAAGTGCAACAGCGTGGTGTGGGAGTGCgtcgggccgccgccgcgtggcgACGCCGCGAGTGGGCCGTGGGCCGATTCCATCCACGAGTACCCTGTGGCCATCAGCAACGGCAAAAACATGGCCTGA